The following are encoded together in the Labeo rohita strain BAU-BD-2019 unplaced genomic scaffold, IGBB_LRoh.1.0 scaffold_2023, whole genome shotgun sequence genome:
- the LOC127159245 gene encoding GTPase IMAP family member 9-like — protein MSEIEPLLQNDYNGESFTSNFLNQPNDIRIILVGKSGAGKSATGNTILRQEVFESEALPIGVTAQCSSGFVQDGGRRVYVVDTPGFFGSLTNDMKPHLKRCVELSVPGPHVFLLVVNLDARFTAEEMNTVELIQQNFGEDAVHYTIILFTRADQLKRKSLQQYIAQSEPLMKLKDSCGGRYHAFNNNDMRNRSQVTELLKKIDRMVQENGGSHYTNNMFEDAQKKIKREEKIKKVKDVALGVGSAVGMGTAVVGGTILGLTEAAVAIPLIAPVAVGAAGVAGVGMGVKLIVDKFKEKKNDNN, from the exons ATGAGTGAAATCG AGCCATTACTACAAAATGATTACAACGGAGAGTCATTTACCTCAAATTTCTTAAACC AGCCCAATGACATAAGGATTATTCTGGTGGGAAAGTCTGGAGCAGGCAAGAGTGCGACAggaaacacaattctgagacagGAAGTGTTTGAGTCTGAGGCCTTACCTATAGGGGTTACAGCACAATGCAGCAGTGGTTTTGTGCAGGACGGAGGGAGAAGAGTCTATGTGGTTGACACGCCAGGGTTTTTTGGATCGTTGACTAATGACATGAAGCCACATTTGAAGCGGTGTGTTGAGCTGTCTGTTCCTGGTCCTCATGTGTTCCTGCTGGTCGTCAATCTGGATGCGAGATTCACAGCAGAGGAGATGAACACCGTGGAACTGATTCAGCAAAACTTCGGAGAAGATGCCGTGCACTACACCATCATCCTGTTCACCAGAGCAGATCAACTGAAACGTAAATCTTTGCAGCAGTATATAGCACAATCTGAGCCTCTGATGAAACTGAAAGACAGCTGCGGTGGAAGATACCACGCATTCAACAATAATGACATGAGGAACCGCTCTCAAGTCACAGAGCTGCTGAAGAAGATTGACAGAATGGTCCAGGAAAATGGAGGAAGTCATTACACCAACAACATGTTTGAAGATGctcaaaaaaagataaagagaGAAGAGAAGATAAAAAAGGTCAAAGATGTGGCATTAGGGGTTGGATCTGCAGTAGGAATGGGAACAGCAGTAGTAGGAGGTACCATCCTGGGGTTAACAGAAGCCGCTGTGGCTATTCCTCTTATTGCTCCTGTTGCAGTTGGAGCTGCAGGTGTAGCTGGAGTGGGAATGGGTGTGAAACTGATCGTGGACAaattcaaggaaaaaaaaaatgacaacaattag